GTTTGCGCTGGGGTGGATTCTGCTGGGCGGGATTGCTGCTCTACGCCAGAAGGCCAGCGCCATCCGTCATGGACGATGATTTCACTTCTGCGAGCGAGCCTGGTAGATCAAAGCGCCGCTGACGATCAGGATAAACAGCACCAGGGTCACCAGCACACCTCCCCAGCCACTCAACCAGCCCGGCTGAAAAGCCGGCGTTGGCGTGGGTCGGAAGACCTCACTCGGTTGCGCCTGGGTCAGCAGAAAAGCCACCAGATCGTCAATATCTGCTTCGCTGAGCGGCCCGCCCTTCGCCTGGCTCCAGGCTGGCATCGCAGAACCCTGGATACCATTGGCGATCACCGTGCGGATGCTCAGGTCAGGGCGAATGGACGGCCAATTCTTCGCCAGGGTCGCCCCAACCCGACCTTCGAGGTTTGCGCCGTGGCAAACCGCACAATTCTGGTCATAAAGGGTAGCACCGCGATTCGGATCGCCCTGCACGTTAGGCGGCGGGGTTAGAGGAGGGCGGAGGACCGGTGTGGGCGTTGCAGGCAGAAGGCGCGGCGCACCGCTTTCCCAGGTCAGGATATAGGCAACAATGGCTTCAATCTGGTCATCGCGCAATGGGCCACCTTTTGCCTGACTCCAGGCTGGCATGGCTGAACCCGGGATGCCGTTGGCGATCACCGAAGCAATGGCGCGATCGGGTCGCAAAGAGGGCCAGTCTTTTGCCAACTGC
This genomic interval from Anaerolineae bacterium contains the following:
- a CDS encoding Cytochrome c family protein — encoded protein: MSWQHYRQSLQVKSQGRFWQRSLISLVLRVSFAVAFTFVLTLPLIGQAQTPSNDPIEIGRALYGENCAVCHGLDGRGRVGAQLAKDWPSLRPDRAIASVIANGIPGSAMPAWSQAKGGPLRDDQIEAIVAYILTWESGAPRLLPATPTPVLRPPLTPPPNVQGDPNRGATLYDQNCAVCHGANLEGRVGATLAKNWPSIRPDLSIRTVIANGIQGSAMPAWSQAKGGPLSEADIDDLVAFLLTQAQPSEVFRPTPTPAFQPGWLSGWGGVLVTLVLFILIVSGALIYQARSQK